One Hydrogenobaculum sp. 3684 genomic window, TTGTTTATAGCTTGTTCTTGTTTCCATTTTAGTCTTGCGGTTTCAAACCTAGCTCTTAATCTCATCTCTTCGTCTCTTAGGTTTGCGGCTTTTTCGTAATCTTGTTCGGCGGCAGCTTGATCTTTAGCTTGTTCTATTTCTTTTATTTGTTCCAGCATTTTTTGAAGTTCTTCTGGCATTTCGGAGCCTCTTATTTTTACCAAAGCTCCAGCCTCATCCATTACATCTATAGCTTTATCTGGTAGGTATCTGTCGTTTATGTATTTATTGGAAAGCTCTACTGCCTTTTTAAGTGCTTCTTCTTCGTATTTAACGTTGTGAAAGCTTTCAAACCTTGGAGCTAATCCTTTTAAAATCTCAATACTTTCTTCTACAGAAGGAGGTTCTACCAACACTGGTTGAAATCTTCTTTCTAAGGCACCGTCTTTTTCTATGTATTTTCTATATTCATCAAGTGTAGTGGCCCCTATTATTTGAATCTCACCTCTTGCTAAAGCCGGTTTTAGCATGTTAGAGGCATCCACAGAACCCTCTGCTGCTCCAGCTCCTATAATCATATGAAGCTCGTCTATGAAAAGAATTACATTAACCGCTTTTTCTAACTCTTTTATAATAGTTTTCAGCTTTTCTTCAAACTGACCTCTATACTTTGTACCAGCTACTATAGATGCTATATCAAGCACTACCACTCTTTTGTTTATCAAGGATTCTGGTACTTGTTTGGCTACTATTCTTTGTGCTAAGCCTTCTACTATAGCAGTTTTTCCTACTCCAGGATCTCCTATCAAGACAGGGTTATTTTTTCTTCTTCTTGCTAGTATCTGAATAGTTCTCTCTATTTCTTTTCCTCTTCCCACCACTGGATCTAACTTGCCTTCTGCAGCAAGAGCTGTTATATCTCTACTGTGTCTGTCCAGCGTTGGTGTTGCTACATATTTTGTGGTTTCTTGGGTGGGTAGTTCTCCTAATATTTGAAGCGTTTCTCTTCTTACGGCGTATTCGTCAAGGCCTAAACCTCTTAATACTCTGCCACCAAGACCCGTTTTTTCTCTTACAACACCTATAAATATGTGTTCTGTACCAACGAATTGATGATGTAGTATCCTAGCTTCTTCAACTGCAAACTCTAGCACTCTTTTGGCATCTGGAGCAAACAATACTTCTCCTGTGTGGTTTCCCCTTGACATCTGGCTTGTAATAGCTTTCCTTACCTTCTCAGGGGTAATGTTAAACTTAGCCAACACGAGTGTTGGTATATCGTCTTCTTTTAAAAGAGCCAAAAGCAAGTGCTCTGTGCCGAGATAACCATGACCAAACTCTATAGCCTCTTCTCTTGCTTGTAATATAATCTGTCTAGCCCTTTCAGTAAATTTCTCAAACATATAAACCTCTTTTCACCAAAATTTTTAGAGCCTTAGTTAGACTCTATATATAAAAATATAGAATTATTTATTATTTTTTATGATAGAACTCTTATGTATCTTTGCTAAGTTGTCTATTAACAAAACCGCTAAATTCTTTTATAGCTTTTATAGTATTATTATAATATATTTTCGCCAATTTTTTCTCTTTTTTATCTATGCCGTATTTTGAATACTTAGCTTTTATATAAATATCAAAAAAGTTTTTAAAGCCGTTTTCTTTTATGAACTCTGAGACGTGTTCTGGTGTACAGTATTTTACATCAGGCTGTTTCAACCTTTTGCATATATCTTTGTACATGGCATCTATACTAAACATCAATAGTATTCTATTAAAAGCCATATAAAATACCGTCAAAACAAACAATCCATAAGCTACATATTTTGCATAATGAGTAGCTATGGCTTTTATATGTTTAACGGCACTT contains:
- a CDS encoding ATP-dependent Clp protease ATP-binding subunit produces the protein MFEKFTERARQIILQAREEAIEFGHGYLGTEHLLLALLKEDDIPTLVLAKFNITPEKVRKAITSQMSRGNHTGEVLFAPDAKRVLEFAVEEARILHHQFVGTEHIFIGVVREKTGLGGRVLRGLGLDEYAVRRETLQILGELPTQETTKYVATPTLDRHSRDITALAAEGKLDPVVGRGKEIERTIQILARRRKNNPVLIGDPGVGKTAIVEGLAQRIVAKQVPESLINKRVVVLDIASIVAGTKYRGQFEEKLKTIIKELEKAVNVILFIDELHMIIGAGAAEGSVDASNMLKPALARGEIQIIGATTLDEYRKYIEKDGALERRFQPVLVEPPSVEESIEILKGLAPRFESFHNVKYEEEALKKAVELSNKYINDRYLPDKAIDVMDEAGALVKIRGSEMPEELQKMLEQIKEIEQAKDQAAAEQDYEKAANLRDEEMRLRARFETARLKWKQEQAINKPLVTVKDVASVVAKWTGVPVDKLYEDDLSKLMHIEEKLKERVIGQEEAIKAIAKAIRRSHVGLKGKHKPIGVFMFLGPTGVGKTETAKALAEYLFDTEDALIRFDMSEYMEKHTVSKLIGSPPGYVGYGEGGQLTEKVRRKPYSVILFDEIEKAHPDVFNIFLQIFDDGRLTDGSGRVVDFSNTIIIMTSNLGAKSIMQNTTLGFESKQHEVDKKSMKKNIIEQVKKHFNPEFINRLDEMIVFEPLDEKDLEKILYLQTKEINKNLQDIGLSVEITKEFADWIISKEYKKEYGARSLRRAIQRHIEDMLAEKLINKELKDVAKVVIDVKNDTPYIKSKKKNTKKEVVTTK